From one Bacteroides fragilis NCTC 9343 genomic stretch:
- a CDS encoding BF3164 family lipoprotein, whose amino-acid sequence MWKKLSLYVCLITILCSCQKQCSAYAPPTFPEVKKIHAHRLSDELLISYPLDMAVSEDYIFILALADNAWLQVYDKTTGQLLGSFVTRGQGPGEATTANMCYYNAREKKISVYDESSMKLLTYRFDKDADNWGALIEERSFYDLGGTVRRVWELRNGRFLVDGQLGTKSDQQKRFQMLADAKVVADYNDFPIDTPKERSVWSSPAIAISPDCKKMAVGTLYGGILELFDLSQNIELRAIRKFYPPVVQYLSGTIQNTEETVWGFSALCVTDERIYSVFIGDKNPNLFNNLSVFDWDGRELIKYNTDCLVLRICASTQEPNKLYGIAFSETHEFYLVSFSLGS is encoded by the coding sequence ATGTGGAAGAAGTTGTCGCTGTATGTTTGTTTAATAACTATTTTGTGTTCTTGTCAGAAACAATGTAGTGCTTATGCACCTCCTACGTTTCCGGAAGTAAAGAAAATACATGCTCATCGTTTGTCGGACGAACTCCTGATCAGCTATCCTTTGGATATGGCTGTTAGTGAGGACTATATCTTTATATTGGCTTTGGCAGATAATGCCTGGTTGCAGGTATATGATAAGACTACAGGGCAACTGCTTGGAAGTTTTGTAACAAGAGGGCAGGGACCGGGTGAAGCGACTACTGCGAACATGTGCTATTATAATGCACGTGAAAAGAAAATTTCTGTGTATGACGAATCTTCTATGAAGTTATTGACTTATCGGTTTGATAAAGACGCTGATAATTGGGGAGCGTTGATAGAAGAACGGTCTTTTTATGATTTAGGAGGTACAGTACGCCGGGTGTGGGAACTTCGGAATGGTAGGTTTTTGGTAGATGGTCAGTTGGGAACAAAGTCGGATCAGCAAAAACGTTTTCAGATGTTGGCAGATGCAAAAGTGGTGGCTGATTACAATGATTTTCCTATAGATACTCCGAAAGAACGTTCCGTTTGGTCATCGCCAGCAATTGCGATATCTCCGGATTGTAAAAAGATGGCCGTAGGAACTTTATATGGAGGAATCCTTGAATTATTTGATTTATCACAAAACATAGAATTAAGAGCAATCCGAAAATTTTATCCTCCGGTCGTGCAATATTTATCCGGAACTATCCAAAACACAGAGGAGACTGTTTGGGGCTTTTCTGCGTTATGTGTTACAGATGAAAGGATTTATAGTGTATTTATAGGTGACAAGAATCCCAATTTATTTAATAACTTATCCGTTTTTGATTGGGATGGCCGGGAATTAATCAAATATAATACTGATTGCCTCGTTTTGAGAATTTGTGCTTCAACTCAGGAACCAAATAAACTGTATGGGATTGCTTTTTCTGAAACTCATGAATTTTATCTGGTCTCTTTTTCCTTGGGTTCTTGA
- a CDS encoding BF3164 family lipoprotein, whose translation MNVRCFLWGILFITVSSCIESDRIMHYVRFEHTINLKSDRIQVPSVLLYPRSLVLCDSNLVVFNEKMDTMFQCFHLPDLTFQYGFGTQGQGPGDFFLPSISPVEHKKNGFVMLDGINLKHISVEKDKAIVQTSTLNYGFNCFNDLISISDSSYCCNGGFENEKEFRFLYPDGNHESWGEYPETEERFGSVLGRNQAYIKMTVAKPDKSCFVSFYQHIRRFRIYGKDGELKRDVILDILPGQERPDVDDYLRFIHPISIYATDSYIYTLNMDMTTEEIENRKTTPNIQVFDWEGKPLTQYKLDCFINTFVVDEVANKIYGAFVEDEDHIYVFNLPRL comes from the coding sequence ATGAATGTTAGATGTTTTTTATGGGGGATTTTGTTTATAACTGTATCAAGTTGTATAGAATCTGATAGGATTATGCATTATGTTCGATTTGAACATACCATAAATTTGAAATCCGACAGGATACAGGTCCCTTCGGTGTTATTGTATCCACGAAGTTTGGTTTTATGTGATAGTAATCTGGTAGTATTCAATGAAAAAATGGATACCATGTTTCAATGCTTCCATTTGCCGGATTTGACCTTCCAATATGGTTTTGGAACACAGGGGCAGGGACCGGGTGATTTTTTTCTTCCTTCTATTTCTCCTGTGGAACATAAGAAGAACGGTTTTGTCATGTTAGACGGAATTAACCTGAAACATATTAGTGTTGAGAAAGACAAAGCTATCGTACAGACTTCGACTTTAAATTATGGATTTAATTGTTTTAATGACTTGATAAGTATTTCCGATAGCAGTTATTGTTGTAACGGAGGTTTTGAGAATGAAAAAGAATTTAGGTTTCTTTATCCTGACGGAAATCATGAATCATGGGGAGAATATCCTGAAACAGAGGAACGTTTCGGATCTGTTTTGGGCAGGAATCAAGCGTATATAAAGATGACCGTCGCTAAGCCTGATAAGAGTTGTTTCGTTTCGTTCTACCAACATATACGCCGTTTCAGAATTTATGGTAAAGATGGAGAATTAAAAAGAGATGTTATTTTAGATATTCTTCCCGGGCAAGAACGTCCTGATGTGGATGATTATTTGAGATTCATACATCCTATAAGTATCTATGCAACGGACAGTTATATTTATACATTAAATATGGATATGACAACAGAGGAAATTGAGAATCGAAAAACTACTCCTAACATCCAAGTATTCGATTGGGAAGGAAAACCACTTACACAATATAAACTCGATTGTTTTATTAACACTTTTGTCGTTGATGAAGTTGCAAATAAGATTTATGGAGCTTTTGTTGAAGACGAAGATCATATTTATGTATTTAATTTACCCCGATTATGA
- the lepB gene encoding signal peptidase I — protein sequence MKKEVWIKLVKRIGNWIVNICFYSCVAFVAWMVLQVFCLTSFKIPSNSMEPALLSGDKILVDKWTGGARLFNIFASLRGEEVDIYRLPGFGSFQRDDVLVFNFPYQDGSDSIGFDIMKYYVKRCIALPGDTLEIRKGYYHIKGITDSVGNVQAQHRIARVRREDSHGIVMDAFPWDGRLGWTIQEFGPLPVPAKGQVVKIDTLSCLLYGRLIHWEQKKRLRQKGEAVCLGDSAITEYKFTENYYFVSGDNMENSKDSRYWGMLPESYIVGRAFTIWRSDDPLRGKIRWNRVFKRIK from the coding sequence ATGAAGAAAGAGGTTTGGATAAAACTGGTGAAACGAATCGGGAACTGGATTGTGAATATCTGTTTCTATTCTTGTGTGGCTTTTGTTGCCTGGATGGTATTGCAGGTGTTTTGCCTGACTTCTTTCAAAATCCCCTCCAATTCAATGGAACCGGCATTGCTTTCGGGAGACAAAATACTGGTGGATAAATGGACCGGTGGGGCACGTCTGTTTAATATCTTTGCGTCATTGCGAGGAGAAGAAGTGGATATCTATCGTCTACCGGGTTTCGGATCGTTTCAGCGGGACGATGTGCTTGTTTTTAATTTCCCTTATCAGGATGGGAGCGACAGCATCGGATTTGATATAATGAAGTATTATGTGAAACGGTGTATTGCCTTGCCGGGTGATACTTTGGAAATACGTAAGGGCTATTATCATATAAAAGGAATCACAGACAGTGTGGGGAATGTGCAGGCGCAACATCGGATTGCACGTGTCAGAAGGGAAGATTCACATGGGATCGTGATGGATGCTTTTCCGTGGGACGGACGTCTGGGATGGACCATTCAGGAATTCGGACCTCTTCCGGTACCGGCCAAAGGGCAGGTGGTGAAAATAGATACATTGTCTTGTTTGCTTTACGGAAGACTGATCCACTGGGAGCAGAAGAAGAGACTGCGGCAAAAAGGAGAGGCGGTATGTCTGGGTGATAGTGCGATAACGGAATATAAATTCACAGAGAATTACTATTTCGTATCGGGGGATAATATGGAAAATTCCAAGGATTCACGTTATTGGGGAATGTTGCCCGAATCATATATTGTAGGTAGGGCATTTACAATATGGCGGTCGGACGATCCTTTACGGGGAAAGATTCGTTGGAACCGGGTATTTAAAAGAATAAAATGA